The following proteins come from a genomic window of Lolium rigidum isolate FL_2022 chromosome 5, APGP_CSIRO_Lrig_0.1, whole genome shotgun sequence:
- the LOC124655839 gene encoding uncharacterized protein LOC124655839 translates to MPPPLVLEFNGELLNAFEEEFGELRAWKDYPYKVTNPDSWEYIWGLLPRDVVTNISRSVVKLTSFNGSVRCFACTGLLIKWPGTKGMRPVVLTSASLVRGPDVHSDIDKNLTIHVFLPPGQHSKGTLIYYHLGINLAIVSLDKGIHGIRPVDLCREEDLFKPVVAIGRQIEEGFLMATKGEVRCVLRSDYGFSTCKINKAGIGGPLINFDGAFVGMNHYDGKEACFLRRHKIVEILKKEINRRVQSGSMGMLHGVGPNEHTRWPVPQPYWRHDLLDVDLYELPPHIGRTLM, encoded by the exons ATGCCACCACCACTTGTGCTTGAAT TCAATGGAGAATTGCTCAATGCATTTGAGGAGGAGTTTGGTGAACTACGTGCATGGAAAGATTATCCTTACAAGGTGACAAACCCTGATTCTTGGGAGTATATTTGGGGGCTACTTCCAAGAGACGTTGTTACAAACATATCCCGAAGTGTTGTCAAACTTACTTCATTCAATG GAAGTGTGAGGTGTTTTGCATGCACAGGCTTGCTTATAAAGTGGCCTGGAACTAAAGGCATGCGCCCTGTCGTTCTCACTTCGGCCAGTTTGGTTAGAGGTCCTGATGTTCACTCTGATATTGATAAAAACTTAACG ATTCACGTGTTTCTTCCACCAGGACAACATTCCAAGGGGACATTAATATACTACCATTTAGGCATTAATCTTGCTATCGTCAGTCTTGATAAGGGTATCCATGGCATTCGGCCAGTTGATCTTTGCCGTGAAGAGGATTTATTTAAACCAGTAGTAGCTATAGGGCGTCAAATTGAAGAAGGATTCTTAATGGCAACAAAGGGGGAAGTTCGTTGCGTGCTTAGGTCAGATTATGGATTCTCCACTTGCAAAATCAATAAG GCTGGGATTGGAGGGCCCCTTATTAATTTTGATGGGGCTTTTGTTGGCATGAATCACTATGATGGAAAAGAAGCTTGTTTTCTTCGTAGGCATAAGATTGTCGAAATTCTAAAGAAAGAGATCAATAGGCGAGTACAAAG TGGATCTATGGGCATGCTTCATGGAGTGGGACCTAATGAGCATACCCG GTGGCCAGTGCCCCAGCCATACTGGCGCCATGATCTACTTGATGTCGATTTGTATGAGCTACCCCCGCATATTGGAAGAACACTCATGTAG